The Lolium rigidum isolate FL_2022 chromosome 2, APGP_CSIRO_Lrig_0.1, whole genome shotgun sequence genomic interval ggtACTTGTTTCTCGGACAACTCCAGAAACTTGTGGTAACCGCAGTCGGGACcgcttatcattatccttattcataatttcagattttttgacaCTGTCGAATAGAGAAAAAATGCATTAAACAAGTAAACCTATGCAACTATAATCAActtagaaccaaaaacagcatccaACTTAAATGTGGAGCTACACACACATCAAAAACTAAAAAACTAAGAAGTCTAGAGTTGCGATGCTAAGTTGCATAGACTAAATGTTAACTTGCATATCAAATATTGTTTAGTTGTATATTCACTATGGTTAACCTGCAACCATTGTCCAAACATAAAAAATGATTTGTCCACATCAATTGTCCAAGTAGTACTAATTTAGCTAGCACATTTATGGTGAGGGTGCGCATTATAAATTGGCAATAACTTGGTACCATTATTTCTAGTATCATTTGTGACTTATTTTTCGATAATCGCTAGACAACATAATTACACAACTTAGTTGGATTAATTAAGCAAACTTAGTGGTGCTCAGAAGCCAACTTGACTAAAAATTGAAAATCAACTATCCAAAAAACAAGATGAGGCACAAAAGAATGACCTTACAAATTAAAAATGCTGACTAGCCAACTTACTTAGATTAAGTAAACAAACTTAGCCCAGTTCAGGAAGCCAACTTAAGCCAGATTTAAAACCAACTTAACCGTGTTCATGACCCACATAAGCTAGAAGATGAAAACACAATGTAAAACCTAGCGGGTGATGTACACGAGTTCGGTATTAATGGGAGGACCTGGATCTCTGGATTCAATGTTCAGTCATGTTGTTAGCCACGACTCGATCCTTAGATTATAATGTGAAAAGGACGATATACGAGACGATATAAGTTCGGGCTGTTTCAGTATACAAATTAAGCTGCATTTGGTGTAGGCTTTAGCAAACATGCCGCTCTCGTACAGAGAGTGCAGCTCTACAGATATGGTGTGCAAAAAAAATTAGTACCACCCCCGCTTCGACAGATACATAGACAGCACTACCAAACTAAAAACCAGGGACTACCACACATATATAGCTGGTAGCAGTTGCTAGGATTTTTGCAGCACTGCAGAAACCTACCCCAACATAAACAGTAATATGCAACCAAATTACTACTACCAGCACATAATACACACACAGCAAAAAAGCAGTACCGCCAGCAGCTTCCCATGAAAAATCCCCACGAAAACTATTTCATACTTGGCTCGAATTGCTCCACAACAGCACACATAGCAAAAGTAATTTGCAGGGGATTTGACAAATAGAAACTAAATTGGATGAACATCAAGAAAAATTTGCAGGGGTTTGCGCTAGAAACTACCTTTAGAAGCCGCCGAAAACTTGGCGACCGCGCACCCCGCCGACGACCGCACCTAGATCTCCGCCTCGTTGATGAACACCGCCGCGGATCTCGACGCCCGGCTACCGGAGTGGCCGCGCACTCTCTGTTCGCGTCGACAAGTGGAACAGCTAGACGCATGCGACCTCCCCCCCCCTCCCCGCCGAAAATCGTCGCCGAACCCTGCCGGGAAAGCCTCACTCCCCGACGCAGAGCTCGCCGCACTAACGCGCGGCTCCAGTACGCCAACGAGCAAAGCTTACCTACGGCGAGAACTTCCTCCTCTCAGCGTCCGAGATCGCCGCCCTCCCGCCAGCTCCGAGATCGCCGCGCTCCGCCACCAGAAATCGCCGGCACCAAAAACCCTAGCGCGAGAGGAAATCGTGGGATCGCGAATGGGGGAAGGAGAAGGAAGCGAAATGAGAGACGAAAACTTCGGCGAGGAAACGGTGTCTCCGAATCGACAAGGAAGACGACAAAAAAAAGACCGGGTTTCAGGTGGGAAACGGTCCGGGTCCAGGTGGTTTTCGGTAGCCAGACCCGCGTGACATCCGTCCGTCCAGCGCAAATCCAACGGCCCACGAGCGAGTGCCAGTTACCAGTAGCatccaagcactttttagcaATTGGGTTGCTTTTTGTTGGTTTCCGTTTTTGTCCCTTCTTTTGTACAACTGCAGTAACGGGCTGGTGCTGTTAACTTACCATTGGACAAGTCAAGTCGGCACACTCAACGTCACCCGCGTCGTTCGAGCTCTGAGTCCAGTGCCACTGCGTACGAGCGTTATGTTTCAAGCGGCCCGTCGGACTGTTTGTCTGGCTCCGTCGCCGGTACAGGCTTAACGAAGCGCTTCCAGTACCAGTGGCGTGCCCAGACCGCGCCCATGGCCTCTATGGGCACGCCCTTGGTCtccgggaggaagaagatgatgaacgCCGTCATGACGACGACCCAGGCGGCGTTGTATGCGAAAGAACCGAACTTGAAGCTGCACAGCATGGCGAGGAAGGACTGCGTCTGCACGAAGGTGAGCGTGAGCGAGATGGACTCGCTCATGCTCTGCCCCGCCGACCTGACCTCCAGCGGGAAGATCTCGCTGGGGATGATCCACTTGAGCGGCCCCCACGACACGCCGAACCCCGCCACGAACACGCACACcagcgccaccaccgccaccgcgtaGGGCCTCGGCATCGCCTTCCCGCCGTTGGTCCCCAGCTCCGCGCCGAAGATCCACGTCATCGCCACCAGGCACACGAGTAGGACGCCGCCACCGAGGATGAAGAGGTAGCGGCGCCCGCACCGGTCGACGGAGAGCGCCGCCACCATGATGGCCGCGAGGCTGACGACGTCGGTGATGATGGAGCCCAGGATGGCCTTCTGGCTCGTGAACCCGATGGTGTAGAAGAGCAGCGGCGCGAAGAGCGTCACCACGATCATGCCCGTCAGCTCGAAGAAGAGCGGGATGGCGATCGCCATGACGAGGTGGGGCCGGTACTCGCGCTGCAGGATGCGGCGGAACGCGCCGGTCTTGTGGCGGCTGTCCTCCTCCGCGGCGTGCATGATGTCCTTGAGCTCGGCGTCCACGTCGGCGTGCCGCCCGCGGATCCGCCGCAGCGAGTGGCGGGCCTCGTCCACCATGCCGCGCAGCACCAGGCTGTTGGGCGAGTCCGGGATGAACACGGCGCCGACGAGGATGATGGCGGCCGGGATGATCCCCACGCCGAGGGACAGGCGCCAGCCCCAGCGCGCGATGGTGTTGGCGCGGTAGTTGACGAGGTCTGCCACGAACATTCCCACGTTGAGGAACAGGTGGAAGATGCTCGTGAACGCACCGCGCCACCGCGCTGGCGCGATCTCCGCCAGGTACACCGGTGCAGACTGCAAATTAAAACAGCCATTACCACCACCAATTTGACAGAAAACCTTACACACACTCCTAGAGCACGTGCAGATGAGTTAACTAGGGAAGCTGGTTTCCGCTGCCGTTTCTTTGACTGACCTGGTTCGTGAAGCCGACAGCGAAGCCGAGGAGGATGCGGCCGATGACCAGCATGTAGATGTTGACGGCGGCGCAGTTGAGGACCgcgccgacgaagaagaaggaggcgccgatgagcatcgagttcctccgtcccACCCTCCTCGTCACGTGGCCGGCGACCAGGCACGCGAACACGCCGGCGAGGTACAGCGACGACACGAAGGTCGTCAGCACCTGGCTGTCGAAGATGCAGTACGCGTCCTGCTGCGCGTTGTTCATCTTCTCCAGAATCTCAGGGAAGAAGGCCTCCAGGAATGACTGCATCTGCGTCAACCCACCTGAAATTTTTACCCCGAGGTAAGTTCATTGGTTTTTCACCCACTTGATCCGCGTCAGTACTGTTCATACTGATTATGCATCAGGTCAGATCACATGGAAATTAAACGCACAGAATAAATCTTCTACACGTTACATCTCTATACAAGATTCAGAACATAGTCCTATCAGATAGTTCAAATTATACCACGACAAAATGTCCTGATCTTGATTGCTGAGTCGAGTCAAATAACTCGTTTTTTTCATACGCCTCCATCAACTCAAATGGTCCAAGTAACCACGAGACAATCAAGGCAACAGTATTCCCACACCCATTCAACATCACCAAGGACTCACAATCACTGAATCAAGTGCTAAAGTCAAATCCACTCTCGATGAGATCTCTCAGAAAACAGCTAGATGAGGAATTTCCATGATTCGTCTTTGGCCGGATTTACAGGGGTCGTCTCTGACA includes:
- the LOC124687946 gene encoding sugar transport protein MST1-like is translated as MPGGGGVLAVDGAAVAGTASGYSSEITFTVVMSCLMAASGGLIFGYDISITGGLTQMQSFLEAFFPEILEKMNNAQQDAYCIFDSQVLTTFVSSLYLAGVFACLVAGHVTRRVGRRNSMLIGASFFFVGAVLNCAAVNIYMLVIGRILLGFAVGFTNQSAPVYLAEIAPARWRGAFTSIFHLFLNVGMFVADLVNYRANTIARWGWRLSLGVGIIPAAIILVGAVFIPDSPNSLVLRGMVDEARHSLRRIRGRHADVDAELKDIMHAAEEDSRHKTGAFRRILQREYRPHLVMAIAIPLFFELTGMIVVTLFAPLLFYTIGFTSQKAILGSIITDVVSLAAIMVAALSVDRCGRRYLFILGGGVLLVCLVAMTWIFGAELGTNGGKAMPRPYAVAVVALVCVFVAGFGVSWGPLKWIIPSEIFPLEVRSAGQSMSESISLTLTFVQTQSFLAMLCSFKFGSFAYNAAWVVVMTAFIIFFLPETKGVPIEAMGAVWARHWYWKRFVKPVPATEPDKQSDGPLET